The following are from one region of the Achromobacter xylosoxidans genome:
- the flhA gene encoding flagellar biosynthesis protein FlhA translates to MSALLTMLKSNGATHARLLAGPILIVMVLGMMVLPLPTFLLDLLFTFNIALSVMILLVAMFTRKPLDFAAFPAVLLFATLLRLSLNVASTRVVLLHGHTGPDAAGKVIEAFGHFLVGGNFAVGIIVFVILTIINFIVITKGAGRIAEVGARFTLDAMPGKQMAIDADLNAGLIGEDEARKRRAEVSQESDFFGSMDGASKFVRGDAIAGLLIMAINIIGGLIVGVAQHDMSMGDSARVYTLLTIGDGLVAQIPALVISTAAGVVVSRVSTDQDIGQQILSQLFSNPSVLFLTAGIVGIMGLIPNMPHVAFLTLAGALGWGGWMLYKRQTAAAAAAAEVPPQAVTQAQAAAAEASWDDVSMVDQLGLEVGYRLIPLVDHAQNGELLHRIRSLRKKFAQDVGFLPPVVHIRDNLELKPNDYRILLSGVEVGHGVAMPGQWLAIDPGGVTVQIKGTPTTDPAFGLPALWIDGSLRDQAQVAGYTVVDAGTVVATHLNHLMHRHGSNLLGRQEVQQLLDRIGRDAPKLVEDLVPKTLSLTALQKVLQGLLSEEVPIRDMRTIIDTLSEHGPRLAALAAGTGSQPDINELIALTRRSLGRAITQQWFPGEGELRVIGLDVKLERVLSQAMTTSGGLEPGLADTLLREAQAAVERQESQGNAPVLLVSPVLRAPLSRFLRHHLPQLGVLSNTEIPDERMVRVTALIGGGNGA, encoded by the coding sequence ATGAGCGCTTTGCTCACCATGTTGAAGAGTAACGGGGCCACGCATGCGCGGCTGCTGGCAGGGCCGATCCTGATCGTGATGGTGCTGGGCATGATGGTCTTGCCCCTGCCCACGTTCCTGCTCGACCTGCTGTTCACCTTCAACATCGCGTTGTCGGTGATGATCCTGCTGGTGGCCATGTTCACGCGCAAGCCGCTGGATTTTGCGGCATTCCCGGCCGTGCTGCTGTTCGCCACGCTGCTGCGCCTGTCGTTGAACGTCGCCTCCACCCGCGTGGTGCTGCTCCATGGCCATACCGGGCCCGACGCTGCGGGCAAGGTCATTGAGGCCTTCGGCCACTTCCTGGTCGGCGGCAACTTCGCCGTGGGGATCATCGTCTTCGTGATCCTGACCATCATCAACTTCATCGTCATCACCAAGGGCGCGGGCCGTATCGCCGAGGTGGGCGCGCGCTTCACCCTGGACGCGATGCCGGGCAAGCAGATGGCGATCGATGCGGACCTGAATGCCGGCCTGATCGGCGAAGACGAGGCGCGCAAGCGCCGCGCGGAAGTCTCTCAGGAATCCGACTTCTTCGGCTCGATGGACGGTGCCAGCAAGTTCGTGCGGGGCGACGCCATCGCCGGCCTGCTGATCATGGCGATCAACATCATCGGCGGCCTGATCGTGGGCGTGGCCCAGCATGACATGTCGATGGGTGATTCGGCGCGCGTCTACACGCTGCTGACCATCGGCGACGGCCTGGTGGCGCAGATCCCGGCGCTGGTGATCTCCACCGCCGCGGGCGTGGTGGTATCGCGCGTCTCGACCGACCAGGACATCGGCCAGCAGATTCTCAGCCAGCTGTTCTCCAACCCCAGCGTGCTGTTCCTGACGGCCGGCATCGTCGGCATCATGGGCCTGATCCCCAACATGCCGCACGTCGCGTTCCTGACCCTGGCCGGCGCGCTGGGCTGGGGCGGTTGGATGCTGTACAAGCGGCAAACTGCGGCGGCGGCCGCGGCGGCCGAGGTGCCGCCGCAGGCCGTTACGCAGGCTCAGGCCGCGGCGGCCGAGGCCAGTTGGGACGACGTGTCCATGGTGGACCAGCTGGGCCTCGAGGTCGGCTACCGCCTGATCCCGCTGGTGGATCATGCCCAAAACGGGGAGCTGCTGCACCGGATCCGCAGCCTGCGCAAGAAATTCGCTCAGGACGTGGGCTTTTTGCCGCCGGTCGTGCATATCCGCGACAACCTGGAACTCAAGCCCAACGATTACCGCATCCTGCTGTCCGGCGTGGAGGTCGGCCACGGCGTCGCCATGCCGGGCCAGTGGCTGGCCATCGACCCGGGCGGCGTGACCGTGCAGATCAAGGGCACGCCCACGACCGATCCCGCCTTCGGCTTGCCGGCGCTGTGGATCGACGGCAGCCTGCGCGATCAGGCGCAGGTGGCGGGCTATACGGTGGTGGATGCCGGCACCGTGGTCGCGACGCACCTGAATCACCTGATGCACCGTCACGGTTCCAATCTGCTGGGCCGCCAGGAAGTGCAGCAATTGCTGGACCGCATTGGACGCGACGCGCCCAAGCTGGTCGAGGACCTGGTGCCCAAGACCCTGTCGCTTACGGCGCTGCAGAAGGTGCTGCAGGGCCTGCTGTCGGAAGAAGTGCCGATCCGCGACATGCGCACCATCATCGATACCTTGTCCGAACATGGTCCGCGCCTGGCGGCGCTGGCAGCCGGCACCGGCAGCCAGCCCGACATCAACGAACTGATCGCGCTGACGCGCCGTTCGTTGGGCCGCGCCATTACCCAGCAATGGTTCCCGGGAGAGGGCGAGCTGCGGGTAATCGGCCTGGACGTGAAACTCGAGCGTGTGCTTTCGCAGGCGATGACAACCAGCGGCGGCCTGGAACCCGGGTTGGCCGATACGTTGTTGCGCGAAGCGCAGGCCGCGGTCGAGCGCCAGGAATCGCAAGGCAATGCGCCGGTGTTGCTGGTGTCTCCGGTCTTGCGTGCGCCTTTGTCGCGCTTCCTGCGGCACCATCTGCCGCAGCTGGGCGTGTTGTCGAATACGGAAATACCCGATGAGCGCATGGTGCGTGTTACCGCGCTGATCGGCGGAGGTAATGGGGCATGA
- the flhB gene encoding flagellar biosynthesis protein FlhB, whose amino-acid sequence MAEESDLEKTEAASPRRLEKAREEGQIARSRELGTFMMLAAGVGAIWVGGSSLYQTLSGVLRNGLAFDQRIVLDPGVMVERAVEGFGEALLVLLPIFGLLAVIAVLSSVLLGGIVISGKPLQFNFSKLSPIAGVKRMFSSQTVVELIKALAKAALVGGVAVWVIWRYHDDMLSLMHVAPSAALIKALTLVAMCCAFIVASLMVIVMLDVPWQIWSHLKKLRMSKEDVRQEHKESEGDPHVKARIRQQQRQAARRRMMAEVPKADVVVTNPTHYAVALKYDEEKSGAPRVLAKGTGLIAAKIRELAAENRIPTLEAPPLARALHQHVEIGQEIPSELYTAVAEVLAWVFQLRSWRAGWGAEPTAPTRLPVPVELDPQAKTAAQGA is encoded by the coding sequence ATGGCCGAAGAAAGCGACCTCGAAAAAACCGAAGCCGCCTCTCCCAGGCGCCTGGAAAAGGCGCGCGAGGAGGGGCAGATTGCGCGTTCCCGCGAATTGGGAACGTTCATGATGCTGGCGGCGGGCGTGGGCGCCATCTGGGTGGGCGGCAGTTCGCTCTACCAGACCCTGAGCGGCGTGTTGCGAAACGGCCTGGCGTTTGATCAACGTATCGTCCTCGATCCCGGCGTGATGGTCGAACGCGCGGTCGAAGGTTTCGGCGAGGCGTTGCTGGTGCTGCTGCCGATTTTCGGGCTGCTGGCTGTCATCGCGGTGCTGTCCAGCGTGCTGTTGGGCGGCATCGTCATCTCGGGCAAGCCCCTGCAGTTCAATTTCTCCAAGCTCAGCCCCATTGCGGGCGTGAAGCGGATGTTCTCGTCGCAGACGGTGGTGGAGCTGATCAAGGCGCTGGCCAAGGCCGCGCTGGTCGGCGGGGTGGCGGTCTGGGTCATCTGGCGCTACCACGACGACATGCTCAGCCTGATGCACGTGGCGCCGTCGGCGGCGCTGATCAAGGCGCTGACGCTGGTGGCGATGTGCTGCGCCTTCATCGTGGCTTCGCTGATGGTCATCGTCATGCTGGACGTGCCGTGGCAGATCTGGAGCCACCTGAAGAAGCTGCGCATGTCCAAGGAAGACGTGCGCCAGGAGCACAAGGAAAGCGAAGGCGACCCCCACGTGAAGGCGCGCATCCGGCAGCAGCAGCGCCAGGCGGCGCGCCGCCGCATGATGGCGGAAGTGCCCAAGGCGGACGTGGTGGTGACCAACCCCACGCACTACGCCGTGGCTCTCAAGTACGACGAGGAAAAGAGCGGCGCGCCGCGCGTGCTGGCCAAGGGTACGGGCCTGATCGCGGCCAAGATCCGCGAGCTTGCCGCCGAGAACCGCATCCCGACATTGGAAGCGCCGCCCCTGGCGCGCGCATTGCATCAACACGTGGAGATTGGGCAGGAAATTCCGTCCGAACTCTACACCGCGGTGGCAGAAGTGCTGGCGTGGGTCTTCCAGCTGCGCTCCTGGCGGGCCGGTTGGGGCGCCGAACCGACGGCCCCGACCCGGTTGCCCGTGCCGGTCGAGCTGGACCCGCAAGCCAAAACCGCAGCACAAGGAGCTTAA
- a CDS encoding methyl-accepting chemotaxis protein, which translates to MARSVFRLGGMWRLLRRLNRGDATLSERTLSISPAVWPLYGFMTRIRSRIMTVRQSSIEIALNAARTQFQAGHCSILAQEQARAAEALAASGAQIAALSTSTSTHAREIAEVSGQNLHAAQQALAELSDVKARVERMTREMASFTEVVGQLTDRAQSVGDISKLIKEIALQTQLLALNAGVEAARAGDAGRGFAVVASEVGRLAERVNSATSDIGRHTAEMLELVETTQHQTGTLREDVNASGVVLDRTCSGFERFVRDFDSMNRQVGDVVQAIGEVDSTNHGMSEEVGRIAALSADVLKRVGHMSGEIDRIRRQTESVQEVLADMRTGNTAFDGLSQALEAFRDAAVNLLEDARSRGADVFDRHYRRIPGSEPARYHTSYDRQIDETVTQLLDSVLDGVPGGIYTILVDGRGYAPAHNRRFSQAPTGDPKQDILRVRNKRIFDDPVGLRLATNTGGMLLQTYSRDTGEIVNDISIPVYLGSEHWGAVRIGLDFGRFQAAAGEGEADRLAVATGG; encoded by the coding sequence ATGGCCAGATCCGTATTCCGCCTGGGCGGCATGTGGCGGTTGTTGCGGCGGCTCAATCGCGGCGACGCGACACTGTCGGAACGCACGCTATCCATCAGTCCGGCTGTTTGGCCGCTGTACGGTTTCATGACGCGCATACGCAGCCGCATCATGACCGTACGCCAGTCCAGCATAGAAATCGCGCTGAATGCCGCGCGCACGCAGTTCCAGGCGGGCCATTGCTCGATCCTGGCGCAGGAGCAGGCGCGGGCTGCTGAGGCGCTCGCCGCCAGCGGCGCGCAAATCGCCGCCTTGTCGACATCAACATCCACCCATGCGCGCGAGATTGCCGAGGTGTCGGGGCAGAATCTGCACGCGGCGCAGCAGGCGCTGGCCGAACTGTCGGACGTCAAGGCGCGGGTAGAGCGCATGACGCGGGAGATGGCTTCATTCACCGAGGTGGTCGGGCAACTGACGGACCGCGCCCAGTCGGTCGGCGACATCAGCAAGCTGATCAAGGAGATCGCCCTGCAGACTCAGCTCCTGGCCTTGAACGCCGGGGTCGAGGCGGCCCGGGCAGGGGACGCGGGAAGGGGGTTCGCGGTGGTTGCCAGCGAGGTCGGGCGGCTGGCCGAACGCGTGAACTCGGCCACCAGCGATATCGGCCGACATACCGCCGAGATGTTGGAGCTGGTGGAGACGACCCAGCATCAGACCGGCACGCTGCGCGAGGACGTCAACGCTTCCGGCGTAGTGCTGGATCGGACATGCTCAGGCTTTGAGCGTTTCGTGCGCGACTTCGACAGCATGAACCGCCAGGTCGGCGACGTCGTTCAGGCCATCGGCGAGGTGGACTCGACCAACCACGGCATGAGCGAAGAGGTGGGGCGGATTGCCGCGCTGAGCGCCGACGTGCTGAAACGCGTGGGCCATATGTCCGGCGAAATCGACCGCATCCGCCGCCAGACGGAAAGCGTGCAGGAGGTGCTGGCCGACATGCGCACCGGCAATACCGCTTTTGACGGCCTGTCCCAGGCTCTCGAAGCCTTCCGGGATGCCGCCGTCAACCTGCTGGAAGACGCCAGGAGCCGCGGAGCGGACGTGTTCGACCGCCACTACCGGCGCATTCCCGGCAGCGAACCCGCGCGCTACCACACCAGTTACGACCGGCAGATCGACGAGACGGTGACGCAGCTGCTGGATAGCGTGCTGGATGGCGTGCCGGGCGGGATCTACACGATCCTGGTGGACGGCCGGGGTTACGCGCCGGCCCACAATCGCCGCTTTTCCCAGGCGCCTACCGGCGATCCGAAGCAGGACATCCTGCGGGTGCGCAACAAGCGCATCTTCGATGATCCGGTGGGCTTGCGCCTGGCGACCAATACCGGCGGAATGCTGCTGCAGACCTATTCCCGCGATACGGGCGAAATCGTCAATGACATATCCATTCCGGTCTATCTGGGGTCGGAACATTGGGGCGCGGTGCGGATCGGCCTGGATTTCGGCCGCTTCCAAGCGGCGGCCGGAGAGGGCGAGGCAGACCGGCTGGCGGTCGCCACGGGCGGCTGA
- the cheZ gene encoding protein phosphatase CheZ: MSTTEHESPGESPDLIHRIASLTRMLRDSMRELGLDQAIKDAANAIPDARDRLRYVAQMTEQAANRVLNATEQAGPIQDGLSRSAQALDARWQQWYDQPLELPEARELVKDTRAYLQDVPKQAQQTQSQLMEIIMAQDFQDLTGQVIMRMMDVVGAIERELLQVLLDNVPQERRDEANSLLNGPQISPQGKTDVVTSQDQVDDLLASLGF, translated from the coding sequence ATGAGCACGACGGAACATGAGAGCCCGGGCGAATCCCCCGACCTGATCCATCGCATCGCGTCGCTGACGCGCATGCTGCGCGACAGCATGCGCGAGCTGGGGCTGGATCAGGCCATCAAGGACGCCGCCAACGCCATTCCCGACGCCCGCGATCGTCTGCGCTACGTGGCGCAGATGACGGAGCAGGCCGCCAACCGCGTCTTGAACGCCACCGAGCAAGCCGGTCCCATCCAGGACGGCCTGTCGCGTTCGGCGCAGGCGCTGGATGCGCGCTGGCAGCAGTGGTACGACCAACCCCTGGAACTGCCCGAGGCGCGCGAACTGGTGAAGGACACCCGCGCCTACCTGCAGGATGTGCCGAAACAGGCGCAGCAGACGCAATCCCAGCTGATGGAAATCATCATGGCGCAGGATTTCCAGGACCTCACGGGCCAGGTCATCATGCGCATGATGGACGTGGTGGGCGCGATCGAGCGCGAACTGCTGCAGGTGCTGCTGGACAACGTCCCGCAAGAACGTCGCGACGAAGCGAACAGCCTGCTCAACGGGCCGCAGATCAGTCCGCAAGGCAAGACCGACGTGGTGACCAGCCAGGATCAGGTCGACGACCTGCTGGCCAGCCTGGGCTTCTAG
- the cheY gene encoding chemotaxis response regulator CheY, with amino-acid sequence MVDKGLKILVVDDFPTMRRIIRNLLKELGFENVDEAEDGAIGLEKLRNGGFQFVVSDWNMPNLDGLEMLKQIRADAALASLPVLMVTAEAKKENIVAAAQAGANGYVVKPFTAATLEEKLNKIFEKIAG; translated from the coding sequence ATGGTAGACAAGGGCCTGAAGATTCTGGTGGTGGATGACTTCCCCACCATGCGGCGGATCATCCGCAACCTGCTCAAGGAGCTGGGTTTCGAGAACGTGGATGAAGCCGAAGACGGCGCCATCGGCCTGGAAAAGCTGCGCAACGGCGGTTTCCAGTTCGTGGTGTCCGACTGGAACATGCCCAATCTCGACGGCCTGGAGATGCTCAAGCAGATCCGCGCCGACGCGGCGCTGGCTTCGCTGCCCGTGCTGATGGTGACGGCCGAGGCCAAGAAGGAAAACATCGTTGCCGCGGCCCAGGCCGGCGCCAACGGTTATGTGGTCAAGCCTTTCACGGCGGCGACGCTGGAAGAGAAGCTCAACAAGATCTTCGAGAAAATCGCCGGTTGA
- a CDS encoding chemotaxis response regulator protein-glutamate methylesterase, with protein sequence MKKISVLCVDDSALVRGLMTEIINSQPDMEVVATAPDPLVARELIKRHNPDVLTLDVEMPRMDGLDFLEKLMRLRPMPVVMVSSLTERGGEITLRALELGAIDFVTKPKLGIRDGLLEYTEIIADKIRAASRAKLRAPTAHAAPAAPAPMLRRPLASSEKLVIVGASTGGTEAIREVLQPLPPDSPAILITQHMPAGFTRSFAQRLDALCAVTVREAVHGDRVLPGHVYLAPGGDMHMRLGRSGANYVIELEASEPVNRHRPSVDVLFNSAAVAAGKNAIGVILTGMGKDGAAGMLAMHRAGAHTIAQDEASCVVFGMPREAIALGAADEVVSLSAISERILTRLGDRGHRV encoded by the coding sequence ATGAAGAAAATTAGCGTTTTGTGTGTGGACGATTCGGCATTGGTGCGTGGCCTGATGACCGAGATCATCAACAGCCAGCCGGACATGGAGGTGGTCGCAACCGCGCCCGATCCACTGGTGGCGCGCGAACTCATCAAGCGCCACAACCCCGATGTGCTGACGCTGGACGTGGAAATGCCCCGCATGGACGGGCTGGATTTCCTTGAAAAACTGATGCGCCTGCGTCCCATGCCGGTGGTGATGGTGTCGTCGCTGACCGAACGCGGCGGCGAAATCACGCTGCGGGCCTTGGAACTGGGCGCGATCGACTTCGTCACCAAACCCAAGCTGGGCATCCGCGACGGCCTGCTCGAATACACCGAGATCATCGCCGACAAGATACGCGCCGCCTCGCGCGCCAAGCTGCGCGCGCCCACGGCGCATGCCGCGCCCGCCGCACCCGCACCCATGTTGCGCCGCCCGCTGGCCAGCTCGGAAAAACTGGTGATCGTCGGCGCGTCCACGGGGGGCACGGAGGCGATCCGCGAGGTTCTGCAGCCGCTGCCGCCCGACAGCCCGGCCATCCTGATTACGCAACACATGCCGGCGGGTTTCACGCGTTCCTTCGCGCAGCGCCTGGACGCCCTGTGCGCCGTGACCGTCCGCGAAGCCGTGCATGGCGACCGCGTACTGCCCGGACACGTGTATCTGGCGCCGGGCGGCGACATGCACATGCGTTTGGGCCGCAGCGGCGCCAACTACGTGATCGAACTTGAAGCCAGCGAACCCGTCAACCGCCACCGTCCGTCGGTCGACGTGCTGTTCAATTCGGCCGCCGTCGCCGCCGGCAAGAACGCCATCGGCGTCATCCTGACCGGCATGGGCAAGGACGGCGCGGCTGGCATGTTGGCCATGCACCGCGCGGGCGCCCACACGATTGCGCAGGACGAGGCCAGTTGCGTCGTCTTCGGCATGCCCCGCGAAGCGATCGCCTTGGGCGCCGCGGATGAAGTGGTTTCGTTGTCGGCGATAAGCGAACGCATTCTGACTCGCCTGGGCGATCGCGGGCACCGCGTCTGA
- a CDS encoding CheR family methyltransferase: MIHAYAGISLGTHKREMVYSRLARRLRALGMQDFGSYLDQLENEPNAAEWEDFVNALTTNLTAFFREAHHFPILADFAKRRGGPVSVWCCAASTGEEPYSIAMTLVEALGPRASASSVLATDIDTNVLNRARAGVYPAERVDKMDGERLRRFFLKGRGANEGQVRVRPEIADMVRYETLNLLAPAWQINEQFDVIFCRNVMIYFDKPTQARILERFVPLLKPGGLLFAGHSENFTYISRDFRLRGQTVYECAGRS; encoded by the coding sequence ATGATTCACGCCTACGCGGGCATTTCGTTGGGCACGCACAAGCGCGAAATGGTCTACAGCCGCTTGGCCCGGCGCCTGCGTGCGCTGGGCATGCAGGATTTCGGCAGCTATCTGGACCAGCTGGAAAATGAGCCGAATGCGGCCGAGTGGGAAGATTTCGTCAACGCATTGACGACCAACCTGACCGCTTTCTTCCGCGAAGCCCATCACTTTCCCATCCTGGCCGACTTCGCCAAGCGGCGTGGCGGTCCGGTGTCGGTGTGGTGCTGTGCGGCCTCCACCGGGGAAGAGCCGTATTCGATCGCCATGACGCTGGTGGAAGCGCTGGGCCCGAGGGCCAGCGCAAGTTCGGTGCTGGCCACCGATATCGACACCAATGTGCTCAACCGCGCGCGGGCAGGAGTCTATCCGGCCGAGCGCGTGGACAAAATGGACGGCGAGCGCCTGCGGCGTTTCTTCCTGAAGGGCCGCGGCGCCAACGAAGGGCAGGTGCGGGTGCGTCCGGAAATCGCTGACATGGTCCGCTACGAGACCCTGAATCTCTTGGCGCCGGCTTGGCAGATCAATGAGCAGTTCGATGTGATCTTCTGCCGCAACGTCATGATCTATTTCGACAAACCCACCCAGGCCAGGATCCTGGAGCGGTTTGTGCCGCTGCTCAAGCCGGGTGGCTTGCTGTTTGCCGGCCATTCCGAAAACTTCACCTACATCAGCCGGGATTTTCGTCTGCGCGGGCAGACCGTCTATGAATGCGCGGGCAGGTCCTGA
- a CDS encoding methyl-accepting chemotaxis protein: MRKFFANMTIRSSLLWVLAFFSFMLVIGAALGVLSLRISNGTLAQIKQSQELDDAVGRVVSSYKDSMTGLGRAAAANYADIVKSVGQPTLLTQGLSSEAAGLLERAKASMNKGQAEYEYYKSLARPAEAADALKEIDESYDALVRQGLAPLVAALEKADMPAYQKQVQTVQDALEGRYARAIEGFDFWRASKTLDAHEVAQVRYQFVLMAVAAGGVIAALLVFATYVFLRRRVLLPLKEAGHHFDRIAGGDLTARVDVRNTNEIGQLFAALKRMQESLTRTVASVRRGVDEINVGSHEIAAGNTDLSSRTEQQAASLEETAASMEELASTVKQNADNARQANQLAASASDVAERGGSAVSEVVSTMQEISASSRKISEIVSVIDGIAFQTNILALNAAVEAARAGEQGKGFAVVAGEVRSLAQRSAQAAKEIKGLIEDSVTKVGAGSQQVERAGSTMQEIVASVKRVTDIMGEISAASEEQSSGIDQVNRAVSQMDEVTQQNAALVEEAAAAAGSLQEQAQRLAEAVSVFKINAGEVIEVPAQRLSSARSSGDDTRLQAPDALALGH, from the coding sequence ATGCGCAAGTTCTTCGCAAACATGACGATACGCAGCAGCCTGTTGTGGGTGCTGGCGTTTTTCTCATTCATGTTGGTGATAGGGGCCGCGCTGGGCGTGCTGTCCCTGCGCATCAGCAATGGCACTCTGGCGCAGATCAAGCAATCGCAAGAGCTGGATGACGCGGTCGGCCGTGTGGTTTCCAGCTACAAGGACTCCATGACCGGCCTGGGCCGCGCGGCCGCGGCCAACTATGCTGACATCGTGAAGAGCGTGGGGCAGCCGACCTTGCTGACCCAGGGCCTGTCATCCGAGGCGGCCGGCTTGTTGGAGCGCGCCAAGGCCTCCATGAACAAGGGGCAGGCCGAGTACGAGTATTACAAGAGCCTGGCCCGGCCGGCCGAAGCGGCCGATGCCCTAAAGGAAATCGACGAATCCTATGACGCGCTGGTCCGGCAAGGACTGGCGCCGCTGGTGGCCGCCCTGGAAAAGGCGGACATGCCCGCCTACCAGAAGCAGGTCCAGACGGTACAGGACGCGCTCGAGGGACGCTACGCGCGAGCCATCGAAGGCTTTGACTTCTGGCGCGCCAGCAAGACGCTGGATGCCCACGAGGTGGCGCAGGTGCGTTACCAGTTCGTCTTGATGGCGGTAGCGGCTGGCGGCGTGATCGCCGCGTTGCTGGTGTTTGCCACCTACGTGTTCCTGCGCCGCCGCGTGCTGCTGCCTCTGAAGGAAGCCGGTCATCATTTCGACCGCATCGCCGGTGGCGACCTCACCGCCCGCGTGGACGTGCGCAATACCAACGAAATCGGCCAGTTGTTCGCCGCGTTGAAGCGCATGCAGGAAAGCCTGACGCGCACCGTGGCGTCGGTGCGCCGCGGGGTGGATGAGATCAACGTCGGCTCGCACGAGATCGCGGCGGGTAATACGGACCTGTCCAGCCGCACCGAGCAGCAGGCTGCCTCGCTGGAGGAAACCGCTGCCTCGATGGAAGAGTTGGCCTCGACCGTCAAGCAGAACGCGGACAATGCGCGCCAGGCCAACCAGCTGGCGGCCAGCGCGTCCGACGTGGCTGAGCGCGGCGGTTCGGCGGTGTCGGAAGTGGTCAGCACCATGCAGGAAATCTCGGCCAGCTCGCGCAAGATCTCCGAGATCGTATCGGTGATCGACGGCATCGCCTTCCAGACCAATATCCTGGCGCTGAACGCGGCGGTGGAAGCGGCGCGCGCCGGTGAGCAAGGCAAGGGTTTCGCAGTGGTGGCGGGCGAAGTGCGCTCGCTGGCGCAACGCAGCGCCCAGGCAGCCAAGGAAATCAAGGGTTTGATCGAGGACTCCGTGACCAAGGTCGGCGCGGGTTCGCAGCAGGTGGAGCGCGCTGGCTCGACGATGCAGGAAATCGTGGCTTCGGTGAAGCGTGTGACGGACATCATGGGCGAGATCTCGGCGGCGTCGGAAGAACAGTCTAGCGGCATCGATCAGGTGAACCGCGCCGTGTCGCAGATGGACGAGGTAACCCAGCAGAACGCGGCGCTGGTGGAAGAGGCGGCGGCTGCCGCGGGTTCCCTGCAGGAACAGGCGCAGCGTCTGGCCGAAGCGGTATCCGTGTTCAAGATCAATGCGGGCGAGGTCATCGAAGTTCCGGCCCAGCGCCTGTCGTCCGCGCGTTCTTCCGGCGACGATACACGTTTGCAGGCGCCTGACGCGCTTGCGCTTGGGCACTGA
- the cheW gene encoding chemotaxis protein CheW, whose translation MAANPQTQARRKEDVGSEFLVFTLGDEEYGIDILKVQEIRGYDADSVTRIANVPPFIKGVTNLRGIIVPIVDLRIKFNLGRVEYNEQTVVIILNLDRRVVGIVVDGVSDVLMLNLGQIRPAPEFGATLSTEYLTGLGTVDERMLILVDIEKMMTSDEMALVEKAAS comes from the coding sequence ATGGCAGCTAACCCGCAAACGCAAGCCCGACGCAAGGAAGATGTCGGCAGCGAGTTCCTGGTCTTTACGCTGGGCGACGAAGAGTACGGCATCGACATCCTGAAGGTGCAGGAGATCCGCGGCTACGACGCCGATTCGGTCACGCGCATCGCGAATGTGCCGCCGTTCATCAAGGGCGTGACAAATCTGCGCGGCATCATCGTGCCTATCGTCGACCTGCGCATCAAGTTCAACCTGGGGCGCGTCGAGTACAACGAACAGACCGTGGTCATCATTCTCAACCTCGATCGCCGCGTCGTCGGCATCGTGGTGGATGGCGTGTCTGACGTGTTGATGCTCAATTTGGGGCAGATCCGCCCGGCGCCGGAGTTTGGCGCAACCCTGTCCACCGAGTACCTGACGGGTCTGGGCACGGTGGACGAGCGCATGCTGATCCTGGTGGATATTGAAAAAATGATGACCAGCGACGAAATGGCGCTGGTGGAGAAGGCCGCGTCCTGA